The following coding sequences are from one Gadus macrocephalus chromosome 3, ASM3116895v1 window:
- the hpgd gene encoding 15-hydroxyprostaglandin dehydrogenase [NAD(+)] encodes MSLSGKVGLVTGGAQGIGRAVVESLLNSSVKVAVVDLNQEVGHECQVQLDAKYGEGNCTFIQCDITDGDKLKDAFQRTVDLYGRLDYVVNNAGINNENDWEKTIQVNLTSVVKGTYLALDHMSKEHGKSGGVVINVSSMAAFLHSPHQPVYTATKYGVIGFTRAIADASLLGDYGVRINVLCPAFVNTPLLHSVENEANMGKFVKFKDDFKQSMNKFGVLQPPLIAEGVMRLITDSGLNGAVMKITCSKGIHFHTYEPPSA; translated from the exons ATGTCCCTGAGCGGGAAGGTGGGACTGGTGACCGGGGGGGCCCAGGGCATCGGCCGTGCCGTGGTGGAGTCCCTTCTGAACAGTTCAGTTAAG GTGGCTGTGGTGGACCTGAACCAGGAGGTAGGCCATGAATGCCAGGTGCAGCTGGACGCTAAATACGGAGAGGGGAACTGCACGTTTATCCAGTGTGACATCACAGACGGGGATAAACTCAAAG ATGCCTTCCAAAGAACCGTGGACCTGTATGGCCGGCTGGACTATGTGGTCAACAACGCTGGCATCAACAATGAGAACGACTGGGAAAAGACTATACAAGTCAATTTG ACGTCAGTCGTTAAGGGAACCTATCTCGCTCTGGACCACATGAGCAAAGAACACGGCAAGAGTGGCGGGGTCGTTATCAATGTATCATCCAtggcag CATTCCTGCATTCTCCACATCAGCCTGTCTACACGGCGACTAAATACGGAGTCATTGGTTTCACCAGAGCAATAGCG GATGCCTCGTTGCTGGGAGACTATGGAGTCCGGATCaacgtcctctgccctgcgtttGTCAACACACCCTTGCTGCACTCGGTGGAGAACGAGGCCAACATGGGGAAGTTTGTGAAGTTCAAGGATGACTTCAAACAGAGCATGAACAAGTTTGGAGTTCTGCA GCCTCCGCTGATTGCAGAAGGGGTGATGAGGCTGATAACGGACAGCGGTCTGAACGGCGCTGTGATGAAGATAACGTGCTCCAAGGGAATCCACTTTCACACATATGAACCTCCGTCCGCCTGA